The nucleotide sequence TATGACCAAATCTTATATACGCATATGAATTGTCATTTATATCCCAATTTTTATTTACAGTGAAAAATACTATCTGCTCTCCTAATACTCCCTCAAATACCATATCATCTTCTATAATTATGTTTTTTACATTTATTGAATTCCTATCCTTACCAGCTATATTTAAATCATCATAATTCACTTTTTTTGCTTCCATCTTATCAGTTTCAGTAGTCTTACCTTCAGTAGTCTTACCTTCTGTTTTTTTCTCATTCTTAACTTTTTCAATATCCTTTTGATTTTCAGTTATAGCTCCATCTAACATTTCATCTACTATTCTGTCTTGAATCAAGCTATCTTCTTTTATCATTTCATTATTTTTCCCAATATCTAATCTTCTTATATATCCATTTATTCCAATATCTTTTAAATTGTTATATGCTTTATATGCCTCATTATAAGTTTTATATAATCCTGTGTACACATAATTTCTGTTCTCAATTACTCGTATTTCATACTCTATGTTTTTATCTTCAAGTTTCTCTTTAAATGATTCAAGTGTAGCACTTTGTTCAAACACACCGAGTTGCAATGTATATGCTCTTTGATCCGTTTGACTAGCTAAAATAATATTTGGAAAAACTATTAACATGGCTATAGTAATAATACATATAACTTTTTTTAAAATCTCTCTGTTTTGTACCATTTGGTCTCCCCCCTAGTAATAGCTTTTTTTATATAACTAATAAATCCTTTAATAGCAACTACAAGCCACAATTGACAATAGCTAAAATACATTATTGTCAATAAAAATATATTAGTTTTATTGTTCTCACCCTTTTCAATAGAAAGTGCTATGGCCACTTGTAATATAAATACTAAATAGCTAAATAACCATATAAGCAAATAATTACCCGATATAGTTATTCTCATATCTGTAAATACTCCTATCAAAAATATTGCATCTGAAACCAATATAGACGTCAAAAAGAAAAAATAAACCGAAAAGAAATATATCAAATCAAATATAATTCTAGATTGCTTTATTTTAAATGCTTTTCTGATAAATTTGACCAATACATATATATTTCCATTAACCCATCTAGTTCTTTGTTTAATCCACACTTTTATCGTTTCTGGTTCTTGTTCAAATGTTTTAGCCAATGGCATAAATGATATTTTATATCCCATTTGATATATTCTAAATGAAATTTCTGTATCTTCCGCAATAGCCTCCGTATCCCATCCATCTATTTTATCAAGTATTTTCTTTCTTATTATAAAATTTGTTCCTGGTATTGTAGACATTTTTAGTATCTTCCATCTACCGGCTTGTGCCATCCATTGAAAACTAAGAGTCTCTATATTAATAAATTTTGTAAGCCAATTCTTATTTTTATTTCTTGTTCTAAACATCCCGATAACAGCTCCATATTCTGGATGATGATCTATCTCATATGCAAGATATCTCAGCGCTAGAGGATTTGGTGTATTATCTGCATCATACACCACTATAAATTCGCCTTTGGCCTGCTTAAACCCTATGTTAAGTGCATTTGATTTTCCCTTCCCACCATTTTCTTTTGTCGTAACTATATGCTTTATATGAACGTCTTTGAAGTGTCTTTTTACCTCTTCTATTTTTTCTCCCGTATCATCTGATGAATTGTCATTTATGACTATGATTTCATATTTATCTCGAGGATAATTTAACCTAATCATA is from Tissierellales bacterium and encodes:
- a CDS encoding cellulose biosynthesis cyclic di-GMP-binding regulatory protein BcsB — its product is MVQNREILKKVICIITIAMLIVFPNIILASQTDQRAYTLQLGVFEQSATLESFKEKLEDKNIEYEIRVIENRNYVYTGLYKTYNEAYKAYNNLKDIGINGYIRRLDIGKNNEMIKEDSLIQDRIVDEMLDGAITENQKDIEKVKNEKKTEGKTTEGKTTETDKMEAKKVNYDDLNIAGKDRNSINVKNIIIEDDMVFEGVLGEQIVFFTVNKNWDINDNSYAYIRFGHSIPETYFGSTLTISINGVPVKTIFMKQTYEDIEDVKVKIPSNYFREGINELKIKSYHRITQFQCDDDSNPGNWVVVFKNSYLHLEYGHKADEVSLKEYPYPYLVEGADDPVQAMIQIPQNYNETTLKTALLLSADLGHR
- a CDS encoding glycosyltransferase, whose protein sequence is MSFLDGLFLFSMFSIWAMLFMNIVLTYYGHQYSVEVRDRRVNILRDMRNFPRISIMIPAHNEGRVIERTLLSMIRLNYPRDKYEIIVINDNSSDDTGEKIEEVKRHFKDVHIKHIVTTKENGGKGKSNALNIGFKQAKGEFIVVYDADNTPNPLALRYLAYEIDHHPEYGAVIGMFRTRNKNKNWLTKFINIETLSFQWMAQAGRWKILKMSTIPGTNFIIRKKILDKIDGWDTEAIAEDTEISFRIYQMGYKISFMPLAKTFEQEPETIKVWIKQRTRWVNGNIYVLVKFIRKAFKIKQSRIIFDLIYFFSVYFFFLTSILVSDAIFLIGVFTDMRITISGNYLLIWLFSYLVFILQVAIALSIEKGENNKTNIFLLTIMYFSYCQLWLVVAIKGFISYIKKAITRGETKWYKTERF